The Heliorestis convoluta genome includes the window GGTGTCTGTTTCCGTCATCATACCGGCCTATAATGAGGAGCCCAGAATTGCTGAGGTCGTAGAGGTTGTTATGACATCACCCTATCATCGCGATGTCATTGTAGTCAGTGATGGTTCCACCGATTCCACAGCTGTTGTAGCAAAGCAAGCAGGCGCTAGCGTGGTAGAACTGCCTACAAATATTGGCAAAGGTGGTGCGATGAAAGTAGGTGTGCAAGAAGCTAAGTATGAAATACTACTTTTTCTCGATGCAGATCTTATGGGTCTGAAAAGGGAACACTTGCAAAGCCTTGTAGAACCTCTGTTGAAAGGGAATGTAGAGATGACTGTCGGCGTTTTCGAAAGAGGACGACTGGCTACTGACCTAGGGCAATTGATTACGCCCTATTTGTCAGGACAAAGAGCTGTCTTGAAAAGCATTTTTTTAAATGTTTCTGAATTAGAAGCGAGTCGATATGGTGTGGAAGCAGCCCTAACGCAACATTTTAGACGTTCTCAATCACTACGGAAGATAGAAGTTCTTTTGCCAGACTTAACGCACATGATGAAAGAAGAAAAGCTTGGTTTGCTCAAAGGATTTAAAGAACGCATGAAAATGTATTGGGAAATTGCTAAGTGGGTAAAATAATCTCTACGAAAATTTAATATCATGCAAGGAATTACAATAGAGCCCGTGAAGATTTCTTCACGGGCTCTAAAACATAACAATCAATTCATTGACAGGGCTTAAGCAATAGTGGCATCATTAAAATAGATGATAGGACATTGAAGACCGTAGCAGGAGAATCGTGGATGAGTTTAAGCGATGTTTTAATATTATCAGTAGAAGCGGGAGCAGGTCATATTCGAGCCGCCCAAGCGCTACATAGTGCGCTTAAAAAAAGAGGTATACGAAGTCATATAGAAGATATCTTTACTTGTGGCCCATCTTGGGTTTTTCGCTTTACCATTGGAAGCTATATGCATATGCTTCACTATACTCCGGGGCTATATAGAAAGCTTTATGATACATCAGCAACACTCAAAGTAGGCTCACTGAGTAAAAGTTTTTTTAATCAATCCTTGTGGAAATACCTAGGACCTGGCTTGAAAGCGCTATTACAAGAACACAAGCCTCGAGTCGTGATCTGTACACACCCCTTTCCACTAGGACTCTTATCTGTGCTTAAGAAAGAAGAGTCACTAGATCTAAAAACAGCAGGTGTTGTTACCGATTTCTCGTTTCATCCTTTTTGGATTTATTCAGACTGCGATCGCTATTATGTAGCGGCGGAAGATTTGATCGATGAAATAGAAAAGTTAGGAGACAAAAGAGAGAAAGCTGTTGTAACAGGAATTCCAATCGATCCTTCCTTTTTGACAGTAACAGACATGAAAAGAGAAGCAGCAGAAGAAGTAGCAGCACTTTCTAGTGCAAGCCATCGCATTTTAATTATGGGAGGAAGTTTAGGCTTAGGGGCCTTAGATGTCTGGGTTAACAGTTTATTGTTACAAATGCAGAATAGCGATATCGACACATGGCAAATTGTAGTCGTAGCCGGAAAAAATAAAAGTTTAGAAGAGCGGCTCAGTGCAATAGAGAGTCCACATCTGAAAGTATATGGCTTTACGGATAAGATAGCCTACCTTATGGCATCGTCTGATTTATTAATCACCAAACCAGGAGGTCTTTCATCATCAGAAGCAATTGCTTTAGAATTGCCTCAATTACTCTTATCACCTTTGCCAGGCCATGAAGAACGGAACTATCAATTTCTACTAAAAAAAGATGTGGCAAGAGGTGCCTCTACGGTGGAAGAACTGACAAAATTAACGATTCAACTGATTAAGGACCACAAAGAACGCTCTCTTCTTCAGGAGGGTGCAAAAAAACTTAAAAAAGCCCAGGCCGCTTACCATGTAGCAGAAGATATTGATAAAATTCTTTCACAAACTTCAGTCATGGGCTCATAGAAGAAGGGAGAAAGGTAATGTCCCAACCTTCTAATGTGATAATAAACAATCAACGATATGATAATAAAGTTTTTCGTATCCAACAATTTCTTATTAATCAAAGGGGTCAAGAAGCTCTTCTTTACCTCCAAGCAACAGGGCCCTGGCAGGAAGAAGATTTGCTTCAATGGAAAGAGAAAGTAGCAGCGATTTTGCCGGAATGCAATTGTCTTCACCTTACTATACAATGCAAAATTGCTACGATTGAAGAGTTATTGCAAGAGTATTGGTCTTGTTGGATTCACCTTGCTACACCAGACCAACCTTTGCTTCGCTCGACCTTACAAGCACTAAAAGGCACTGTCGAGGGAAACCGAATTATTTTCAAAGTAGAACGAACGAAAATAGATTTACTCAAAAGTCGCCAATGTGTACATTCCTTGGTTCAACAGGCTGAGCAAGTTTTTGGACTTTCCATAAATATTTCACTTGAAGAAGTAGAAAATCTATGTGATGATAGCTATCTGCAAAATAGAGAAGAAGAAGAAAGAAGATTGTTTTTAGAAGCCTGTAAAAGCCAAAGTGCTGATGAAAAGGTTAAAGAAAGTAAAGATAAAGAAGAAAACAAGAAAAGCAATCAAAACCAAGAAATATACGGTAAAAAAATTGACACTTCTATGGTAACTCCTATTAAAGACATAGAAGATGAAGAACGATCTGTTGTTATAGCAGGAAGAATATTTGGCCTAGAAACTCGAGAAATGAAATCAGGTCGTCGTCTTATTACTTTTCATATAACAGATCTCTCCGATGCAATTACTGTAAAAGTTTTTGAAGGGGAGAAAGAGGATCTTTTGGAAAGCGGAGAGTTGAAAGAGCATCGCTGGGTAAAAGTACGAGGCTCTGTTCAATTCGATAAATATCAACAAGAACTAGCCCTGTTAGCACGAGATATTAACAAGGCGGAAGAACCAGTATCACGATTTGATAATGCACCGATAAAAAGAGTAGAGCTACACGCCCATACAAAAATGAGCTCTATGGATGCAGTCCTTTCAGCCAAAGATTTAATCGCTCGAGCAGCAGCCTGGGGGCATAAAGCGATTGCAATTACAGATCACGGTGTCGTACAAGCTTTTCCTGAAGCAGCCGATGCCGGGAAAAAACATAATATTAAAGTAATCTATGGCGTAGAAGCATATCTCGTTGATAAAGCGCCCGCAACAGGCGAAAAAGTAAAATCCTATCACATCATTTTGCTTGTTCGTAATAAGACAGGCTTAAAAAATCTATATCAATTAATTACAAAGTCTCATCTCCAATATTTTCATCGCCGACCCCGAATTCCTCGAGACCTCTTAGAAGAATATCGAGATGGATTGCTTCTCGGAAGTGCTTGTGAAGCTGGAGAACTTTACCAAGCCCTTCTTCAGAAAGCATCGCCAGAAAAAATCGAAGAAATCGTAAACTTCTACGATTACTTAGAGATACAACCGATAGGTAACAATCGATTTCTATTACGAAAAGGACACGTTCAATCAGAAAATGAACTACAAAGCATCAACGAACATATTGTAGGATTGGGACAAAAAGCCGGAAAACTCGTAGTAGCTACTTGTGATGTACACTTTCTAGAACCAATTGATGAATACTATCGTCGCATTCTAATGGCTGGGAAAGGCTTTGATGATGCTGACGACCAGGCACCGCTTTACTTTCGAACGACAGAAGAGATGCTTGAAGAATTTTCTTATCTTGGCAAAGATAGAGCCCATGAAGTGGTCGTTGCTAATCCAGGACAGATTGCTGACCAGATTGAGATGCTGCAACCAATTCCTGACGACTTTTTTCCACCCATCATCGAAGGGGCGGAAGAGCAGATTCGGCAGATGACGGAAGATTGTGCCGCCACACTGTATGGTAATCCTTTACCGGACATTGTACAAAAACGAGTTGATAAAGAACTGAACTCTATTATCTCCAATGGCTTTGCTGTTCTGTACCTAATATCACAAAAACTCGTCAAAAAATCAAATGACGATGGCTATCTTGTCGGTTCAAGAGGCTCCGTTGGCTCGTCCTTGGTAGCAACTTTTACAGGGATTACAGAAGTTAACCCTTTGCCACCTCATTATCGCTGTAGTGCTTGTAAATTCTCTGAGTTCTTTACGGATGGAACAATTGGTTGTGGTGCCGACTTACCGGATCGGAATTGCCCTACCTGCGGCAAAGAATTAGAAAAAGATGGACATGATATCCCCTTTGAAACATTTCTAGGCTTTGAAGGTGATAAAGTACCTGACATCGATTTGAACTTTTCCGGTGAATACCAACCTAGAGCTCATAAGTTTACAGAAGAACTTTTTGGACGAGACTACGTCTTTCGGGCAGGCACCATTTCTACGCTCGCAGAAAGAACGGCCTTCGGCTTTGTCAAGAACTACTTAGATGAAAAGAAAATGCACTGTCGCAATGCTGAAATTGCGCGCCTTGTCGGTGGCTGCACAGGTGTAAAAAGAACAACAGGTCAACACCCTGGCGGATTAATGGTTGTGCCCAAAAATGCTGATATTCATGATTTTACACCCTTGCAACGACCGGCAGATGATGTCAAATCGGAAACAATTACGACCCACTTTGATTACCACTCTATATCGAGTCGCCTTGTTAAGCTAGACATTTTAGGCCACGACGACCCGACTGTGATCAAGATGTTAGAAGACTTAACAGGTGTAGATGCTCGTAAAATTCCACTGGATGAACCCAAAACCATGTCACTATTCTCTACTACAGAAGCCTTAGGCGTAACAGCAGAACAAATACGATCGAACGTAGGCACCTACGGTATCCCTGAATTTGGAACTAAATTTGTTCGACAAATGCTAGAAGATACAAGGCCAAAATCATTTTCTGAACTGGTGCGTATTTCCGGCTTTTCTCATGGTACAGACGTCTGGTTAAACAACGCCCAGGATTTGATCAAAAGCGGTACTTGTCAAGTTAATGAAGCCATCTCAACACGTGATGACATCATGGTGTACTTAATCTATCAAGGTCTTCCACCGAAAAAAGCTTTCTCCATTATGGAAAGCGTACGTAAAGGAAAAGGCCTTAAGCCAGAAGATGAGGAATTGATGCGTCATCATCAAGTTCCGTCATGGTATATTGAATCTTGCAAAAAGATCAAATACATGTTTCCCAAAGCACATGCTGTCGCTTACGTGACGATGGCCTTTCGTATTGCCTATTTCAAGGTCTATTATCCTGAAGCCTTTTACGCTTCTTTTTTCACAGTTAGAGCCGATGAATTTGATGGTGATATTATCTGCAACGGCGTTCATCCTGTGCGCATGAAAATTGAAGAAATAGAGAAAAAAGGACACGATGCTACTCAAAAAGAGAAAAACCTGATGACCATTTTAGAATTGGCATTAGAGATGTACGAAAGAGGCATCGCCATGCAAAAAGTGACTTTGCTACGCTCCCATTCTACAAGATTCCTTATAGAGCGGGAGGGCTTACTGCCACCTTTTGCAGCCTTAGCAGGTCTTGGTGAGGCGGCCGCTCAAAATATTATGACGGCTCGAGAAGAAGTACCTTTTACATCTATTGAAGACATACGCATTCGAGCTAGAGTAAGTAAAACGGTTATAGAAGTATTACAGAATCACGGTGCTTTAGAAGGTCTATCAGAAACGAATCAAATCTGTCTCTTCTAAAAGAAATAAAAAAGCTCTACCACAACTTGATAAGTAATGCTATAATTAGGATTGAACAGTATTATCATTATACCCTCTAAGAAGTATAGCTGTGCTACAAAATAATTAATTAGTTTGAAATATAGAATTAAAGATTAAGATGCACAAAAGCCTGCTCCTCACTACGTTTTGTTGAAGGAGAGGCTTTCTTTGTAACTAGGATAGAGGAGACGGTGTAGAATGCGAGAAAAGATAAAAGGAATACTTAGAAAAATATATCCTCTTCCACTTACCAAAAGAGTGTACTTTTCTATCCTATTTTTGGTGCTTTTATACACTATCGGCATGACAGGTATCGTTCATCTAGGATTCATCAAAAAAGAGCGGTATGAGCGTAACTTCACACTTCATGAGATAACCTATGCCATGGCAGAGCGGATCGCGCATATCTATCAAGAACTTGCTCAAAAAGAAGAAAAAGTTGCTGAGACGAATTATGAAAGCCAGCTGAATGAAAGTATGCAGTTTTTCCTAGCAGAACTGGCCAGAAAATATCCTGGTGTCAACATGGCCTTTTACTACAATGAAACGGGCCAATTAATCAATTATGAAGAAGACAAAAAAATCAACATTCAAGTTATTGATCGGATTTTTCCAGTTGATAATTTCCGATTCAAAGTTTCTGAAACAAACAAAGAAATAATCACGATTCTAGAGAAAGAATTACAAAAAGGATTAAGTCCAACAGAGCAAAGTATCAAATACTTCTCTTGGACTGACGATCCTTCTATTTACGTCATCCGTCCCGTTTATGCAGATGACAAACTAATTGGCTATTGCTGGGGAAGTATCAACAAAAATAAATTTCACGGCATCGTTAACTTGAGAACAGCAGAAGTCGCTTTTATTCAGATGTTTATCGCAGCACTATGCATTCTACTAGCTTGGCATATTTTCCGTCGCCTAAAAATAGAGATGGAAAGTTTTGGCGTAGCAGCCACACAAACCGATGAAGCCTTACTCCTACAAACCAGCTTTCCAGAGCTACGTCCATTGCTAGAAAAAATGAGTACGCACAGCCATGAAATCGAAATAGCCAATAATCAACTTGCCAAAGAAACCATAGAACGCATTCGAGCGCAACAAGAACTGATTCGATTTTTTGCTTTATCCTTAGATTTTCTTTGTATTATTGACTTTCAAGGACAGATAAAACGATGGAACCTAGCTTTTGAAAAAACGATTGCCCAAGATATTAAGGAGCTTCACGATAGACCCCTGCACCTTTTTATTCATCCTGAAGATCGACAGAGTTTTGAAGAAGCTATTGAATTAACGAAGAAAGGCGTTGCAGAAGCGAATCGAGAAGTACGCTTTTACTGTAGGTCAGGAGAGTATAAATGGATTAACTGGAACGCAGTACCTGTTGTGGAAGAAGGGTTGATCTACATAGCAGGACGAGATGTAACAGAGCAAAAAGAGATGATGCGAAAGTTACACCTTTCAGAGGAACTTTTTTCAAAAGTTTTTCACGCCAATCCAAATCCTATGACCATTAATGAGCTAGAAACATGCAAATTTGTAGAAGTAAATGCTAGCTTTTTAGAGGTGACAGGGTTTACGAGAGAAGAAATAGTTGGAAAAATACCGGAAGAACGAAATCTGTGGACGATGGATCCATCGCTCTTTGATTCTAGCCATAAACAGCAAGGTACTTGTATCATGCGAAATGAAGAAAAAGAAGTGTCTGTTAGCAAAGGAGAGACAAGGAACTGGCTTATATCTACAGAAGTTGTAGAGCTGAACAACCATTTATGTTATATAACAGCAGCCAATGATATTACAGAACGAAAAAAGTTCGAAAAAGAAATTGCTGCACTCGATCGATTGAATTTAGTCGCACAAATGGCAGCAGGCATTGGCCATGAGATACGCAATCCTATGACAACAGTTCGTGGTTATCTGCAAATCATAAGCAACAAAGATATTTATAAAGCCGATAAGAAAAATTTTGATCTGATGATAGACGAATTAGATCGAGCGAATATGATCATAACGGAGTTCTTATCTTTGGCAAAGAATAAAGCAGAGAATCGCAAGAAAACGAATCTGAACAACATCCTACAGTACTTATATCCTTTAATTGAAGCAAACGCTATATTGGCGGAGAAAAAAATCATTCTAGAACAGCAAGATATTCCAGACCTTCTTCTCGATGAAAAAGAGATACGACAGCTTATACTTAACATAACACGCAACGGCTTAGAAGCGATGGAGCCTGGAGGAACTTTGCGTATTCAGACCTATTTAGACGAAGAAAAAGTAGTCATGGCTGTACAAGATGAAGGCAAAGGAATTGAAAAAGCCGTAGTTGATAAAATTGGCACACCTTTCTTCACAACGAAAGAAAATGGTACAGGTCTAGGACTGGCTGTTTGCCAAAGTATTGTCAAGAGACACAATGCCACCTTGACATTTGATACCAGTCGAGAAGGAACCACTTTTATTACGGCCTTTCAACAGGAAGAAAGCAACGGGAGCAGCTCCGTCGATAAAAAGTCATTACCGAAGAATGGATGAAGAGGTGTTGCACCGGAAGTTGAGGTGTGTTATACTATTTTTGGTTTGTGTTGCTTTTTTTTAGATCTTGTAAAGCAACCTTTCCTATGCCGTTTTTCCGATAAACACTGTTGATTTATCGATTTTGTAGTAGAGTGGGTACCTAACCCACTCTTTCCATTTGTCTATAAATGCGGTGTATCGGGTATGTCAATATTTCAATAAGGAAAAACTAAGACCTATGATCGAAACCCTACGATAATCTATTTGCTTTATTGGTTGTAGTAAGGAGGAATGAAGGTCTATGAAAGAGCGCATAGAAGATAAGATCGCACAATGGGTCGAACCATTTGCGCAAGAATTAGGCCTAGAGCTTGTTGATGTAGAATGGGTCAAAGAAGGCGGACAATGGTACTTGAGGGTTTATATAGATAAGGAAAAAGGGATTGAGCTAGAAGACTGTCAGAACCTGAGTCGTAAGATTGATGAACTTTTAGACAGGGAAGATCCTATCGTACACACCTACTCACTAGAAGTATCATCACCAGGTATTGAACGGCCTTTGAAGAAAGTCAGTGATTTTGAGCGTTTCCAAGGAGAGATGATTCGAATCACCACCTTTGCCCCTGTTGAAGGTAGCAAGGAGCATATTGGTCAACTGATACAGCGTAGTGAAGAAGGCATAACTATAAAGGGAGATACACAAGAAGTCGTTATACCTCTTGACAAAGTTTCATCAGTTCGGCTATACGTTCACTTTTAAATTATAGACAAGGTAAAAACAGAAAATAGGAGGTCATAACGATGAACGTCGAATTTCTAGAGGCGCTTCAAGACCTCGAACGAGAAAAGAATATATCTAAAGAGATTCTAATCGAAGCTATCGAAGCAGCACTTATTTCAGCTTATAAGAAAAATTTTGGTTCTCTACAAAACGTTCGGGTTCATATCGATAGGGCCTCTGGAGAGTTTAAAGTCTATTCTCGCAAAAACGTTGTCGACAATGTAGTAGATTCACGTTTAGAAATCTCTCTAGAGGAAGCCAAAACCATTGACCCACGCTATCAAATCGATGATATCATAGAGTTTGAAGTTACACCAAGGAACTTTGGTAGAATTGCAGCACAAACAGCCAAGCAAGTGGTTGTACAACGCATTCGAGAAGCAGAGCGTGGCATGATCTATGAAGAATTTTCGAATCGAGAAGGCGACATCGTATCAGGCATTGTTCAGCGTATGGAAAACAAAAATATTTTTGTAGATCTCGGCAGAGTAGAAGCTTTGTTAGCACCTTCTGAACAAATGACCGGGGAAAGTTATCGTCATGGAGATCGAATTAAAGCATATATAGTCGAAGTGAAAAAAACAACCAAGGGGCCGCAAGTCATGATTTCTAGAACGCACCCTGGTCTGTTGAAAAGACTATTTGAACTTGAAGTACCAGAAATTCATGACGGAACCGTTGAATTAAAAGCAGCTTCCCGCGAAGCAGGTGCCCGCTCCAAAATCGCTGTTTATTCCAGAGATGAAAACGTTGATCCTGTTGGAGCCTGTGTAGGTCCTAAAGGGATGAGAGTGCAAGCCATTGTAACAGAACTGCGTGGAGAAAAGATAGATATTGTAAAGTGGAATGAAGATCCAGCCAGGTTTGTAGCCAATGCGCTAAGCCCAGCGAAAGTCATCTCTGTTGATATTATAGAAGATGAAAAAGTAGCTCGTGTTATCGTTCCTGATTATCAACTTTCATTGGCCATTGGCAAGGAAGGTCAAAATGCAAGACTTGCCGCGAAGCTTACGGGCTGGAAAATAGACATCAAAAGCGAAAGTCAAGCCAAGTCACTACAAATTTTACCTTCAACATATGATGAGCAAGGAAATTATGAAAACTACGAGCTAGACTATGAATATCCAGAGGATACCGTAGAAGAAGTTGAAAATTATGATGCAAGTTATGATGAAGACTACGATTACGACGCTGATTATGAAGAAGTAAATAGTGAATACGACGAAAATTACGACGAAAGCTATGAAAAAACAAATGAGAACGATGCGGATTACGAAGCAGAGGATGATCAAAAAAGCTAAACTGTGCTGATGCGGAGGAACAGCCATGGTCCGTACGAAAAAAATTCCTCAACGAATTTGTGTTGGTTGCAATGAAAGAAAAGAGAAAAAAGCATTAATACGAGTCGTTCGAACACCAGAAAGCGAAATTGTCTTTGATCCAACAGGTAAAAAGTCAGGTAGAGGCGCCTACCTATGTATCTCACAAGAATGTCTAAGCAAAGCAATCAAAGCAAAGCGACTGGAAAAAGCATTAAAGCAAGCGATCTCACCCGATGTTATAGAGACCCTCAAGGTCCAATTAGGAGATGTCTGATGGACTTAGAAAAATTGTATGCCCTGCTTGGTTTTGCTCGAAGAGCTAAGCAAATCGCCTCAGGCGAAACAGCTGTAGAAGCAAACCTTAAAAAAGGAAAAGTAGCTTTACTCATAATGGCTAACGATGGCTCACCTCATGCGATAGAAAAATATAATCTCTGGTGTCAAGATCTAGGGATTAAAACGATTCAAGTCGGTACAAAAGCATCCTTAGGAATCGCACTAGGACAGTCTCCCAGAACAATTGTAGCTGTTCTTGACGAGGGATTTGCCCGGGCTATTGAGCAAGCGCAACAGAAATAAGAACAATATCATAGGGAGTGACAGTATGGTCAAAAAACGAGTTTTTGAATTGGCCCGAGATTTGGGCGTTGAAAGCAAAGCGCTTGTCACAAAGCTCAACGATCTGGGTATTGATGTGAAAAATCATATGTGTACCTTAGAAGACGGAGATATTGAAAAAGTATTGCCCCATGTCAAAAGAGCAAGTGGACCGAATCAGGAAAGAGCGTCTCAAGAAGGACGTCCTTTTCGAGGCGGACAAAGTGGAGAACAAAGACAAGTTCGTCCAGAAGAACAACGGAATCGACCACCGCGCAATGATGGACGTCGACCCGAACATGCAGGTAGACCCGATGGCATGAGACAAGAAGGCGCTACGCCTGCTGGAGCAAGGATAGGTGCACCAAGAAATCAAGAAGGTGGCCCTCGTCCTCAAGGAACCGGTCCAAGACCTGGTGGTCCCGGCGGTCCTCGTCCTCAAGGCGTGGGACCAAGACCCGGCGGCCCAGGAGGACCTCGTCCTCAGGGAGCGGGCCCAAGACCCGGCGGTCCAGGAGGAACCTCGTCCTCAGGGAGCAGGCCCAAGACCTGGTGGTCCCGGCGGCCCTCGTCCTCAGGGAGCAGGTCCAAGACCCGGTGGTCCCGGCGGCCCTCGTCCTCAAGGAGCAGGCCCAAGACCCGGTGGTCCAGGTGGTCCTCGTCCTCAAGGAGCAGGTCCAAGACCCGGTGGTCCCGGCGGCCCCTCGTCCCCAAGGAGCGGGCCCAAGACCCGGCGGTCCAGGAGGCCCTCGTCCTCAAGGAGCAGGCCCAAGACCCGGTGGTCCAGCCGGTGCTGGAGGAAGACCGGGGCAAGGTCGAAAACATACAGGACCTGCCGGAGGTTCTAGACCCATTCCTAAGTCAGCCATTCCTAAGCCACCTGATATTGCTGAACCGCCAAAAAAAGATGGACGACAAAGACATGCTAACAACAAACAAGCCCCAAAAGACAAAGATCATCGCTACGATGATAAATCAGATGTAAAACTCTTTCACCCTAGAGGTAGAGGAAAGAGTAAAAACTTTCATCGAGAACAGGTGATTGCAGAGCGACCGAAACATATTGTTATCGATGAGAATGTAACGGTAGCAGAACTATCCCAGGCTATGGGAATACCTGTTAACGAATTAATCAAAAAGTTAATGCATCTTGGCGTTATGGCAACCATTAACCAAGAAATCGATGCTGATACAGCGATGGTATTAGCAGCAGAGTGGGATATCTCTGTTGATGTTACCAAGTCCTTCACAGCAGAAGAATTGTTGGCCGAAGATGCTGAAGATATTGAAGAAGACATGATCATTCGTCCACCTGTTGTTACCGTTATGGGTCACGTTGATCACGGAAAAACATCTTTGCTTGATTCTATTCGTCACACTGATGTTATTGCTTCCGAAGCAGGTGGTATTACCCAGCATATCGGTGCCTACCAGGTAGAAGTACAAGGTAAGAAAATAACCTTTCTAGATACACCAGGCCACGAAGCATTTACAGCCATGAGAGCTCGTGGTGCCAAAGTCACAGACATTGCCATTCTAGTTGTTGCTGCTGACGACGGCGTTATGCCACAAACGATCGAAGCGATCAATCATGCGAAGGCAGCAGAGGTTCCTATCATTGTAGCCATCAATAAGATTGACAAGCCAGATGCAACGCCTGATCGTGTCAAGCAGGAGCTGACAGAACATGGTTTGGTCGTTGAAGAATGGGGCGGCGAAACCATTGCCGTACCTGTTTCAGCAAAGACAGGACAGAACCTAGACCAATTATTGGAAATGGTCTTGCTTGTAGCAGAAGTACAAGATCTAAAAGCCAATCCCAACCGTACAGCCCATGGAACGGTTATTGAAGCAAAGCTCGATAAAGGTCGTGGACCTGTAGCAACAGTCTTAGTAGCACGAGGAACACTCAATGTAGGCGATGCGATTACGGCAGGAACTTCAAGTGGTAAAGTCCGCGCCATGATTGATGATCGAGGTCGTAGAGTGAAAAAAGCCGGCCCCTCGATGCCCGTAGAAGTATTAGGGCTTTCCGATGTGCCACATGCAGGCGACACTTTCGCGGTCGTTGATGATGAAAAGCTATTTAAGCAAGTTATTGCAGAGCGTATGGCCAAGCGGAGAGAAGAAGACCATAGAAGAACATCAAAAGTATCACTTGATGATCTCTTTAAGCAAATTCAAGAAGGTCAAGTGAAAGACCTGAACCTTATCGTCAAGGCTGACGTACAAGGCTCCGTGGAGGCCATTCGAGGCGCACTAGAAAAGTTGTCAACAGACGAAGTAAGAGTGAAGTGTGTACATGATGGTGTCGGTGCTATTAAGGAAACCGATGTCATGCTGGCTGCGGCATCGAATGCTATCATCATTGGCTTTAATGTTCGACCCGACACAAACACTCGTAAAGCTGCAGAAGCGCAACAAGTTGATATTCGTTTGTACCGAGTAATCTATGATGCTATCGAAGATGTAAAAGCAGCTATGTCAGGCTTATTAGAGCCAGAACAAAGAGAAGTTGTTCTCGGTCGCGCTGAAGTAAGAGCAACATTTAAAGTGCCCAAAGCAGGCACTATTGCTGGTTGC containing:
- a CDS encoding PAS domain S-box protein, coding for MREKIKGILRKIYPLPLTKRVYFSILFLVLLYTIGMTGIVHLGFIKKERYERNFTLHEITYAMAERIAHIYQELAQKEEKVAETNYESQLNESMQFFLAELARKYPGVNMAFYYNETGQLINYEEDKKINIQVIDRIFPVDNFRFKVSETNKEIITILEKELQKGLSPTEQSIKYFSWTDDPSIYVIRPVYADDKLIGYCWGSINKNKFHGIVNLRTAEVAFIQMFIAALCILLAWHIFRRLKIEMESFGVAATQTDEALLLQTSFPELRPLLEKMSTHSHEIEIANNQLAKETIERIRAQQELIRFFALSLDFLCIIDFQGQIKRWNLAFEKTIAQDIKELHDRPLHLFIHPEDRQSFEEAIELTKKGVAEANREVRFYCRSGEYKWINWNAVPVVEEGLIYIAGRDVTEQKEMMRKLHLSEELFSKVFHANPNPMTINELETCKFVEVNASFLEVTGFTREEIVGKIPEERNLWTMDPSLFDSSHKQQGTCIMRNEEKEVSVSKGETRNWLISTEVVELNNHLCYITAANDITERKKFEKEIAALDRLNLVAQMAAGIGHEIRNPMTTVRGYLQIISNKDIYKADKKNFDLMIDELDRANMIITEFLSLAKNKAENRKKTNLNNILQYLYPLIEANAILAEKKIILEQQDIPDLLLDEKEIRQLILNITRNGLEAMEPGGTLRIQTYLDEEKVVMAVQDEGKGIEKAVVDKIGTPFFTTKENGTGLGLAVCQSIVKRHNATLTFDTSREGTTFITAFQQEESNGSSSVDKKSLPKNG
- the rimP gene encoding ribosome maturation factor RimP, producing the protein MKERIEDKIAQWVEPFAQELGLELVDVEWVKEGGQWYLRVYIDKEKGIELEDCQNLSRKIDELLDREDPIVHTYSLEVSSPGIERPLKKVSDFERFQGEMIRITTFAPVEGSKEHIGQLIQRSEEGITIKGDTQEVVIPLDKVSSVRLYVHF
- the nusA gene encoding transcription termination factor NusA, with the protein product MNVEFLEALQDLEREKNISKEILIEAIEAALISAYKKNFGSLQNVRVHIDRASGEFKVYSRKNVVDNVVDSRLEISLEEAKTIDPRYQIDDIIEFEVTPRNFGRIAAQTAKQVVVQRIREAERGMIYEEFSNREGDIVSGIVQRMENKNIFVDLGRVEALLAPSEQMTGESYRHGDRIKAYIVEVKKTTKGPQVMISRTHPGLLKRLFELEVPEIHDGTVELKAASREAGARSKIAVYSRDENVDPVGACVGPKGMRVQAIVTELRGEKIDIVKWNEDPARFVANALSPAKVISVDIIEDEKVARVIVPDYQLSLAIGKEGQNARLAAKLTGWKIDIKSESQAKSLQILPSTYDEQGNYENYELDYEYPEDTVEEVENYDASYDEDYDYDADYEEVNSEYDENYDESYEKTNENDADYEAEDDQKS
- the rnpM gene encoding RNase P modulator RnpM, whose amino-acid sequence is MVRTKKIPQRICVGCNERKEKKALIRVVRTPESEIVFDPTGKKSGRGAYLCISQECLSKAIKAKRLEKALKQAISPDVIETLKVQLGDV
- a CDS encoding L7Ae/L30e/S12e/Gadd45 family ribosomal protein; translation: MDLEKLYALLGFARRAKQIASGETAVEANLKKGKVALLIMANDGSPHAIEKYNLWCQDLGIKTIQVGTKASLGIALGQSPRTIVAVLDEGFARAIEQAQQK